Proteins encoded by one window of Thermococcus sp. Bubb.Bath:
- a CDS encoding DNA-binding protein, whose product MAEDIEEIRKKKLMELQKRYLEEQKAQEEAMKQEMELEAQLDAIMRRILTPEARERLGRVKLVKPELARQVELVLVQLYQAGQVREPIDDEKLKRILAQIDARTRKEFRIKW is encoded by the coding sequence ATGGCCGAGGACATAGAGGAGATTAGGAAGAAAAAGCTCATGGAACTCCAGAAGAGGTACCTTGAAGAGCAGAAGGCTCAGGAGGAGGCAATGAAGCAGGAGATGGAGCTTGAGGCCCAGCTCGACGCTATAATGAGAAGGATTCTAACTCCGGAAGCGAGGGAGAGACTTGGAAGGGTCAAGCTTGTAAAGCCCGAACTCGCGAGACAGGTTGAGCTGGTTCTGGTGCAGCTTTATCAGGCCGGGCAGGTCAGGGAGCCTATCGACGACGAGAAGCTCAAGAGGATACTCGCCCAGATAGACGCCAGGACGAGGAAGGAGTTCCGTATCAAGTGGTAG
- the fen gene encoding flap endonuclease-1 — protein sequence MGVQIGELVPRKEIEIENLYGKKVAIDAFNAMYQFLSTIRQRDGTPLMDSQGRITSHLSGFFYRTINLMEAGVKPTYVFDGKPPEFKGRELQRRREVRNEAEEKWYEALEKGNLEEAKKYAMRATRVNEGLIGDAKKLLELMGIPVVQAPSEGEAQAAYMAARKKAYASASQDYDSLLFGAPKLVRNLTITGRRKLPGKNVYVEVRPELVVLEEVLKELGIDREKLIELAILVGTDYNPGGIKGIGPKKALTIVKRSKDPLAKYQKESEVDLYAIKEFFLNPPVTDDYELRWSEPDEEGILRFLCDEHDFSEERVKNGLERLKKAVKAGKQRTLESWFG from the coding sequence ATGGGAGTACAGATAGGTGAGCTCGTACCGCGGAAGGAGATAGAAATCGAGAACCTCTATGGAAAAAAAGTTGCGATAGACGCTTTTAACGCCATGTACCAGTTCCTCTCGACGATTAGGCAACGTGATGGCACACCCCTTATGGACTCGCAGGGGAGGATAACCTCCCATCTGAGCGGCTTCTTCTACAGGACCATAAACCTCATGGAGGCAGGCGTAAAACCCACTTACGTCTTCGACGGCAAGCCGCCGGAGTTTAAGGGGAGGGAACTTCAGCGCAGGAGGGAGGTTAGAAACGAGGCAGAAGAGAAGTGGTACGAGGCCCTTGAAAAAGGGAATCTTGAGGAGGCCAAGAAGTACGCTATGAGGGCAACAAGGGTGAATGAAGGACTAATCGGAGACGCCAAGAAACTGCTGGAGCTCATGGGAATCCCCGTTGTGCAGGCCCCGAGCGAGGGCGAGGCCCAGGCGGCGTACATGGCGGCTAGAAAGAAGGCCTACGCCTCCGCCAGCCAAGACTACGATTCCCTTCTCTTCGGCGCGCCCAAGCTCGTGAGGAACCTCACTATAACGGGAAGGAGGAAGCTCCCTGGAAAGAACGTCTACGTCGAGGTCAGGCCAGAGCTGGTCGTTCTGGAGGAAGTGCTCAAAGAGCTGGGCATAGACAGGGAGAAGCTCATAGAGCTGGCGATTCTGGTTGGAACCGACTACAACCCGGGCGGGATAAAGGGAATCGGGCCGAAGAAGGCCCTGACAATAGTAAAACGTTCCAAAGATCCTCTCGCTAAGTACCAGAAAGAGAGCGAGGTCGATCTCTACGCCATAAAGGAGTTTTTCCTCAACCCGCCCGTAACGGACGACTACGAGCTTAGATGGAGCGAACCTGACGAGGAGGGAATTCTAAGGTTCCTCTGCGATGAGCACGACTTCAGCGAGGAAAGGGTAAAGAACGGACTGGAAAGGCTCAAAAAGGCGGTAAAAGCGGGAAAACAGAGGACTCTGGAGAGCTGGTTTGGGTGA
- a CDS encoding transcription initiation factor IIB: MDKRRVCPVCGSTEFIYDPSRGEIVCAKCGYVLEENVIDEGPEWRAFDAGQREKRARVGAPESILLHDKGLSTDIGIDRSLTGLMREKMYRLRKWQSRLRVSDAAERNLAFALSELDRLASNLHLPRHVEEEAARLYREAVKKGLIRGRSIESVIAACVYAACRLLKIPRTLDEIADVSRVDKKEIGRSFRFIARHLNLTPKKLFVKPTDYVNKFADELGLSEKVRRKATELLEEAYNRGLTSGKSPAGLVAAALYIAGLMEGEKRTQREVAEVARVTEVTVRNRYKELVDKLNLKVPMT; this comes from the coding sequence GTGGATAAGCGAAGGGTATGCCCTGTCTGCGGCTCTACTGAGTTCATCTACGACCCCAGCAGGGGCGAAATTGTCTGTGCAAAATGTGGTTATGTTCTTGAGGAGAACGTTATTGATGAAGGCCCTGAGTGGAGGGCCTTTGACGCGGGACAGAGGGAAAAGAGGGCCCGTGTTGGTGCCCCCGAGAGCATCCTCCTCCACGACAAGGGTCTTTCTACTGATATCGGAATCGACCGTTCCCTCACCGGTCTCATGAGGGAGAAGATGTACCGTCTGAGGAAGTGGCAGTCCCGTCTCAGGGTGAGCGACGCCGCGGAGCGTAACCTCGCCTTTGCCCTCAGCGAGCTTGACAGGCTTGCGAGCAACCTTCACCTTCCCAGACATGTTGAGGAAGAGGCAGCCAGATTATACCGTGAGGCGGTGAAGAAGGGCCTGATAAGGGGTCGCTCAATTGAGAGTGTTATTGCGGCATGCGTCTACGCCGCCTGCAGGCTCCTCAAAATCCCCAGAACGCTCGACGAGATAGCCGATGTCTCCCGCGTCGACAAGAAGGAGATAGGAAGAAGCTTCCGCTTCATAGCGCGGCACCTCAACTTAACCCCCAAGAAGCTCTTCGTTAAGCCCACCGACTACGTGAACAAGTTTGCCGACGAGCTGGGGCTGAGCGAGAAAGTGAGGAGAAAGGCTACGGAGCTTCTTGAGGAGGCGTACAACAGAGGCCTCACGAGTGGAAAGAGCCCGGCCGGCCTCGTTGCGGCGGCGCTCTACATAGCTGGGCTTATGGAAGGAGAAAAGAGAACCCAGCGCGAGGTGGCCGAAGTGGCCCGCGTCACCGAGGTCACGGTCAGGAACCGCTACAAAGAGCTCGTGGACAAGCTCAACCTCAAGGTTCCGATGACCTGA
- a CDS encoding 30S ribosomal protein S19e, whose protein sequence is MATVYDVPGDLLVERAAKALKEVEAIKPPEWALYVKTGRHNERIPEQEDWWYYRAASLLRKVYVDGPVGIERLRTWYGGRKNRGHAPEHFYKAGGSIIRKALQQLEAAGFVQKVPGEGRIVTPQGRSFLDKIATELKKELEEQLPELKKY, encoded by the coding sequence GTGGCGACGGTTTATGATGTTCCCGGTGATTTGCTCGTTGAGAGGGCTGCGAAGGCCCTGAAAGAGGTCGAAGCTATAAAGCCGCCCGAGTGGGCGCTCTACGTCAAGACCGGAAGGCACAATGAGAGAATTCCCGAGCAGGAGGACTGGTGGTACTACCGCGCGGCAAGCCTCCTCAGAAAGGTCTACGTCGATGGGCCCGTTGGGATAGAGAGGCTCAGGACCTGGTACGGCGGCAGGAAGAACCGTGGCCACGCCCCGGAGCACTTCTACAAGGCCGGTGGAAGCATCATCAGGAAGGCCCTCCAGCAGCTTGAGGCCGCTGGCTTCGTCCAGAAGGTTCCGGGCGAGGGCAGGATAGTCACCCCGCAGGGAAGGAGCTTCCTCGACAAGATAGCCACCGAGCTCAAGAAGGAGCTTGAGGAGCAGCTTCCGGAGCTCAAGAAGTACTGA
- a CDS encoding phosphate-starvation-inducible PsiE family protein, which yields MGIIERPKKELTPLQTVALKWMSFAFDLVVIVLALITMAYVAYMLYDLAAMMFHGLEVEEALHQFLLVIILLELFELLSLYIKEHHVSMRRVAELGVVAIVRKLVITADYNALGWQTLLGMSVLIFVLGWIYVQERKRISEEEKFMVEHGIGR from the coding sequence ATGGGAATAATCGAGAGGCCCAAAAAAGAACTGACTCCCCTCCAGACCGTGGCCCTGAAGTGGATGTCTTTCGCGTTTGACCTTGTTGTAATAGTACTCGCGCTCATTACAATGGCCTACGTCGCGTACATGCTCTACGACCTCGCCGCCATGATGTTCCACGGCCTCGAGGTGGAGGAAGCGCTTCACCAGTTCCTCCTCGTCATAATCCTCCTTGAGCTCTTTGAGCTGCTCTCCCTCTACATAAAGGAGCACCACGTAAGTATGCGCCGCGTGGCCGAGCTCGGTGTCGTAGCAATAGTTCGGAAATTGGTTATAACCGCAGACTACAATGCACTGGGCTGGCAGACCCTACTGGGCATGTCCGTCTTAATATTCGTCCTCGGCTGGATATACGTCCAAGAGAGAAAGAGAATCTCAGAGGAGGAGAAGTTCATGGTCGAGCACGGGATAGGCCGATGA
- a CDS encoding isopentenyl phosphate kinase → MILIKIGGSVFSDKRGEPENFDSPTVGRIVREMAEFYPGEEFILVHGGGSFGHRHAGQYAIREGLSGNAERDGRKKIGFSFTHQSMLRANAAFIDMFLSQDLPAFSVSTSSVFVTEKGEVVYADMEILRRLLDLEFIPVLFGDVSVDVAQGIDILSGDQIMAYLTKMLRPKKAIFLMDVDGIYDGEPGEGTLIHELTRDEVPALLERLHCTAAGTDVTGGICNKLKKAYEMANYTEVWFVNGRVPGRLAGAIMGNGFGTRLR, encoded by the coding sequence GTGATACTCATAAAGATAGGTGGGAGCGTCTTCAGCGACAAGAGGGGGGAACCGGAGAACTTCGACTCCCCAACCGTGGGGAGGATAGTGAGGGAGATGGCGGAGTTCTATCCTGGCGAGGAATTCATCTTGGTTCACGGTGGAGGCAGCTTTGGACATCGCCATGCCGGTCAATATGCAATCCGAGAGGGGTTATCCGGAAACGCAGAGAGGGATGGAAGGAAAAAGATTGGCTTCTCTTTCACCCACCAGTCAATGCTCCGGGCCAACGCGGCTTTTATCGACATGTTTCTCTCCCAAGATCTGCCCGCGTTTTCAGTCTCAACTTCCTCCGTCTTCGTAACCGAGAAAGGGGAGGTGGTCTACGCCGACATGGAAATTCTAAGAAGGCTTTTGGATTTGGAGTTCATACCAGTCCTCTTTGGGGACGTCTCAGTTGATGTTGCCCAGGGGATAGACATCCTGTCCGGCGACCAGATAATGGCCTACCTTACCAAGATGCTGAGGCCGAAGAAGGCGATATTTCTCATGGACGTGGATGGCATCTACGACGGAGAACCCGGCGAAGGAACTCTTATCCATGAGCTCACCCGCGATGAAGTTCCCGCACTTCTGGAGAGACTTCACTGCACCGCCGCTGGGACGGATGTTACCGGGGGAATATGCAACAAGCTGAAGAAGGCCTATGAGATGGCCAACTACACTGAAGTCTGGTTCGTAAACGGGAGAGTCCCCGGAAGGCTGGCCGGAGCTATTATGGGGAACGGCTTTGGGACGAGGTTGAGGTGA
- a CDS encoding PRC-barrel domain-containing protein, producing MVKILASKLRDVELITDTGVRLGWVYDLSFDEETGDLLVIVAEPDEDLDTSEFVTDHEGLLLIPVSAVRSIGEVIIIDSNKLAVKSKLRGIRHH from the coding sequence ATGGTGAAGATTCTTGCATCAAAGCTCAGGGACGTTGAACTTATTACCGACACCGGTGTGAGGCTCGGGTGGGTCTACGACCTCAGCTTCGATGAAGAAACCGGAGATCTCTTAGTTATAGTGGCTGAACCTGACGAAGACCTTGACACGAGCGAGTTCGTAACCGACCACGAAGGGCTTCTTCTGATACCGGTAAGTGCCGTCAGGAGCATAGGCGAGGTAATTATTATCGACTCCAACAAGCTGGCGGTCAAGTCAAAGCTCCGCGGTATAAGGCACCACTGA
- a CDS encoding asparagine synthase-related protein, whose amino-acid sequence MKVYHLYSGGKDSSLSAWILERMGYSVELVTVNFGLLDSWKYAKETAERLGFEHRVLYLPQDIIERAAEMAVKDGHPNNAIQFIHEKALESLASLPEVERVSDGTRRDDRVPFLDLSKARSLEDRFNVAYIRPLLGLGYRTIRELVDKLFIVEIRESEELEKSDYEVELRHLLGETGIDPLTIFPKRHYQSRVVGWRE is encoded by the coding sequence ATGAAGGTCTATCATCTCTACTCCGGCGGCAAGGATTCGAGCCTGAGCGCGTGGATCTTGGAGAGAATGGGATACTCCGTTGAGCTCGTCACGGTGAACTTCGGTCTCCTTGACAGCTGGAAGTACGCGAAGGAAACCGCGGAAAGACTCGGCTTTGAGCACAGGGTTCTCTATCTGCCCCAGGATATCATTGAGAGGGCCGCTGAGATGGCAGTGAAAGACGGCCACCCTAACAACGCCATCCAGTTCATCCACGAGAAGGCCCTTGAGTCCCTGGCTTCCCTTCCCGAAGTCGAAAGGGTGAGTGACGGCACTAGGAGGGACGACCGGGTTCCGTTCCTCGACCTTTCGAAGGCCCGTTCCCTTGAGGATCGCTTCAACGTCGCCTACATAAGGCCTCTCCTCGGCCTCGGCTACAGGACCATAAGGGAGCTCGTTGATAAGCTGTTTATTGTTGAAATCCGGGAGAGCGAGGAGCTTGAGAAGAGCGACTACGAGGTAGAACTTAGACATCTGCTTGGGGAGACGGGTATCGACCCGCTCACGATTTTTCCAAAACGGCACTACCAGTCGAGGGTCGTGGGGTGGCGGGAGTGA
- the acs gene encoding acetate--CoA ligase alpha subunit, which translates to MVDQNIVALFRPKSIAVIGASEKPGKIGYAVMKNLVEYGYEGKIYAVNVKGVEIEINGRKFKSYKSILDVPDEVDMAVIVVPAKFVPGVVEDCGKKGVKVLPIITSGFGELGPEGKKVEEQLVETAHKYGMRILGPNIFGVVYTPDKLNATFGPTDVMPGKLALISQSGALGIALMGWTILEKVGLSAVVSIGNKSDIDDADLLEYFEEDENTGAILIYMEGVKDGRKFMETAKKVSKEKPIIIIKAGRSERGAKAAASHTGSLAGADKIYEAAFKQSGVLRALTIGEAFDWARTLSNLPEPQGENFVILTNGGGIGVMATDAAEEVGLDLYDNLNVLKVFSNYMPPFGSYKNPVDLTGMAGAESYEGAVREALSNPNIHSVAVLYCQTAVLDPRDLAKIVIREYNESGRKKPLVVAIVGGIESKEAIDMLNEEGIPAYPEPERAVKSLAALYKWSNWKKKQKKE; encoded by the coding sequence ATGGTTGACCAGAACATAGTTGCCCTGTTTAGACCGAAGAGCATCGCCGTCATCGGCGCTTCAGAAAAACCGGGCAAGATAGGCTACGCTGTTATGAAGAACCTCGTGGAGTACGGCTACGAGGGGAAAATCTACGCCGTCAACGTTAAGGGCGTTGAGATCGAGATAAACGGGCGGAAGTTCAAGTCTTACAAGAGCATTCTCGATGTTCCGGACGAGGTTGACATGGCCGTCATCGTCGTCCCTGCCAAGTTCGTTCCGGGGGTCGTTGAAGACTGCGGAAAGAAGGGCGTCAAGGTTCTCCCAATAATCACTTCGGGCTTCGGTGAACTCGGCCCGGAGGGCAAGAAGGTTGAAGAGCAGCTCGTCGAGACCGCCCACAAGTACGGCATGAGAATCCTCGGCCCGAACATCTTCGGCGTCGTCTACACTCCGGACAAGCTCAACGCCACCTTCGGCCCGACCGACGTCATGCCGGGCAAGCTCGCTCTCATCAGCCAGAGCGGAGCCCTCGGTATAGCCCTCATGGGATGGACCATCCTTGAGAAGGTCGGCCTCTCAGCCGTCGTCAGCATAGGGAACAAGAGCGACATCGACGACGCAGACTTGCTTGAGTACTTCGAGGAGGACGAGAACACCGGTGCAATTCTCATCTACATGGAGGGCGTCAAGGACGGAAGGAAGTTCATGGAGACGGCAAAGAAGGTCAGCAAGGAGAAGCCGATCATCATCATAAAGGCCGGAAGGAGCGAGCGCGGTGCCAAGGCCGCCGCTTCTCACACCGGCTCACTCGCAGGAGCTGACAAGATATACGAGGCAGCGTTCAAGCAGAGCGGCGTCCTCCGCGCTTTAACCATCGGTGAGGCCTTCGACTGGGCGAGAACTCTCAGCAACCTCCCGGAGCCCCAAGGTGAGAACTTCGTTATCCTCACCAACGGCGGTGGGATAGGAGTCATGGCAACCGACGCCGCCGAGGAAGTCGGGCTGGATCTCTACGACAACCTCAACGTCCTTAAGGTCTTCTCCAACTACATGCCGCCCTTCGGAAGCTACAAGAACCCTGTTGACCTTACTGGTATGGCCGGTGCCGAGAGCTACGAGGGAGCGGTCAGGGAAGCTTTGAGCAACCCGAACATCCACAGCGTTGCCGTTCTCTACTGCCAGACCGCTGTCCTCGACCCGAGGGATCTCGCCAAGATAGTCATCCGCGAGTACAACGAGAGCGGAAGGAAGAAGCCGCTCGTCGTCGCTATTGTCGGCGGCATTGAAAGCAAGGAAGCCATTGATATGCTCAACGAGGAAGGGATCCCGGCCTATCCAGAGCCGGAGAGGGCCGTTAAGTCCCTCGCTGCCCTCTACAAGTGGAGCAACTGGAAGAAGAAGCAGAAGAAGGAGTGA
- a CDS encoding molybdopterin-binding protein, whose product MFAEILTIGDEILTGHTVDSNSAFIASRLTERGYWVRRITTVGDDVEEIKTAVREILARKPEVLVISGGLGPTHDDVTMLAVAEALNRKLILCEGCLEKLKAFYERLHREGYIDDPNLNEGRKKMAYLPEGAEPLENTEGAAPGAFIEHEGVKVFVLPGMPREMRAMLENEVLPRLGRRKFVQRKFLAEITDESKLAPILQEALERFNVRIHSSPKGFGKYIGLIIFAEREKEVERTAAFLRERGIGLEEA is encoded by the coding sequence ATGTTCGCCGAGATTTTGACCATTGGCGATGAGATTTTAACTGGACACACCGTCGACAGCAACTCAGCTTTCATTGCCTCGAGGCTAACCGAAAGGGGTTACTGGGTGAGGAGGATAACCACCGTTGGGGACGACGTCGAGGAGATAAAGACCGCTGTTAGAGAGATACTCGCAAGGAAGCCTGAGGTTCTCGTCATCAGCGGTGGCCTTGGGCCAACTCATGACGACGTTACAATGTTAGCAGTTGCGGAAGCCCTTAACAGAAAGTTAATCCTGTGCGAGGGGTGCCTTGAGAAACTCAAGGCCTTCTACGAGAGGCTCCACCGCGAGGGTTACATAGACGACCCGAACCTCAACGAGGGGCGGAAGAAGATGGCCTACCTCCCAGAGGGAGCGGAGCCTTTGGAGAACACTGAGGGGGCTGCACCAGGGGCCTTCATCGAGCATGAGGGTGTTAAGGTATTCGTCCTTCCAGGAATGCCAAGGGAGATGAGGGCAATGCTCGAAAACGAGGTTCTTCCGAGGCTCGGAAGGAGAAAGTTCGTCCAGAGGAAGTTTTTAGCCGAGATAACCGACGAGAGCAAACTGGCCCCGATCCTTCAGGAAGCTTTGGAGAGATTTAATGTCAGAATCCATTCCTCTCCAAAGGGCTTTGGGAAATACATAGGCTTGATAATCTTTGCGGAGAGGGAGAAGGAAGTTGAAAGGACCGCAGCTTTTCTCCGGGAGCGCGGGATAGGCCTTGAGGAGGCGTGA
- a CDS encoding YhbY family RNA-binding protein, with protein sequence MENHLPGKVRRVIRARYYDIPPRAWVGKKGLDDGVIEEIKAQLEKDGILKVEIRKGALISTELDRKALAERVAELTDSELIDVRGKRFILFKPREGWEKYLRKLRRKELSKEKREERPVRKVKLDIVNFRKKFKKGRD encoded by the coding sequence ATGGAGAACCATTTGCCTGGAAAGGTGAGAAGGGTAATAAGGGCGAGATACTACGATATTCCCCCGCGAGCATGGGTGGGAAAGAAGGGTCTCGATGACGGGGTCATTGAGGAGATAAAGGCCCAGCTTGAGAAGGATGGCATCCTGAAGGTCGAGATAAGAAAAGGGGCTCTGATAAGCACTGAGCTCGACAGGAAGGCGCTCGCCGAGAGGGTTGCTGAACTCACGGACAGCGAGCTCATAGACGTGCGCGGCAAAAGGTTTATATTGTTCAAACCGAGGGAAGGCTGGGAAAAGTATTTAAGGAAGCTCCGGAGAAAGGAGCTTTCGAAGGAGAAACGGGAGGAGAGGCCCGTTCGTAAGGTCAAGCTCGACATCGTTAACTTCAGAAAGAAGTTTAAGAAAGGGAGGGATTGA
- a CDS encoding metallophosphoesterase, with protein sequence MLIALISDIHSNLEALQAVWREVKNADVVLCMGDLVGYGASPNEVVEFVRDQMKKREFLCVRGNHDNAVAFGAEWGFNPYAREAVRWHQMVMSIENLEFLRRLPIRQLFTDDTGRSYLLIHGSPRAPLDEYLFPWLPESEFKAVLSYVWQDDLLVGHTHIPMLKLVRERRIINPGGVGQPRDGDWRAAYAFIDTEKEPPNNVKFHRVEYDVEEAAEKIVEAGLPRFLAQRLFEGY encoded by the coding sequence ATGCTCATAGCCCTAATAAGCGATATCCACTCCAACCTGGAGGCCCTCCAAGCAGTCTGGAGAGAGGTGAAAAACGCCGACGTGGTACTCTGCATGGGAGACCTGGTCGGCTACGGTGCCTCCCCAAATGAGGTCGTTGAGTTCGTGAGGGATCAGATGAAGAAACGGGAGTTTCTCTGCGTCCGCGGCAACCACGACAACGCGGTAGCCTTCGGTGCAGAGTGGGGTTTCAACCCATATGCACGGGAAGCCGTCAGATGGCACCAGATGGTCATGAGCATTGAGAACCTTGAGTTCCTGAGGCGGCTCCCGATTAGGCAACTCTTCACTGACGACACCGGGAGGAGCTACCTCCTCATTCACGGCTCCCCAAGGGCCCCGCTGGATGAATACCTCTTTCCCTGGCTCCCGGAGAGTGAGTTCAAAGCCGTTCTGAGCTACGTATGGCAGGACGACCTCCTGGTCGGCCACACCCACATTCCGATGCTCAAGCTGGTAAGAGAACGGCGCATCATCAATCCCGGCGGCGTGGGCCAGCCGAGGGACGGGGACTGGAGGGCGGCCTACGCTTTCATAGACACGGAGAAAGAGCCACCAAACAACGTGAAGTTCCACAGGGTAGAATACGATGTGGAAGAAGCGGCGGAGAAGATAGTCGAGGCGGGACTTCCCCGCTTCCTGGCCCAGAGGCTGTTCGAGGGATACTGA